Proteins encoded in a region of the Kwoniella botswanensis chromosome 2, complete sequence genome:
- a CDS encoding ATP phosphoribosyltransferase — MSGISSLLPSTTVTPPATEPSAMGGRASKSSFGAESTMSLLVDSLKDRLLFAVPKKGRLMEKTLELLAGADIKYNRAHRLDVALVQNHPIALVFLPAADIPRFVALGSVALGITGQDVIAESTHSEQIEELLQLGFGKCSLQVQVPVTGPIQTVEGLSGGRIATSFEVLAGELFNGKDGVDSKTGKQTKVEYVGGSVEAACALGMADGIVDLVESGDTMRAAGLHAIHTLMKSEAVLITSKTPHPSLTPDLQSLIPLIKSRFAGVLASKKYVYASYNIERKHLDKALVITPGRRAATVSPLETEGWVAVSSMVERKEVAKVMDELEKTGAEDILIFALDNCRVGV, encoded by the exons ATGTCCGGTATCTCTTCGCTCTTACCTTCCACCACCGTCACTCCCCCAGCAACCGAACCATCAGCCATGGGCGGTCGAGCCTCCAAATCCTCATTCGGTGCAGAATCGACCATGTCTTTATTAGTTGATTCATTGAAAGATAGATTGTTGTTCGCTGTACCTAAAAAAGGGAGATTGATGGAAAAAACTTTGGAACTCTTAGCAGGAGCGGATATCAAATATAACAGAGCTCATAGATTGGATGTCGCTTTGGTTCAGAATCATCCTATCGCCTT AGTCTTCCTCCCGGCAGCCGACATCCCACGATTCGTAGCCCTCGGATCAGTCGCATTGGGAATAACAGGCCAGGACGTCATCGCCGAATCTACCCATTCCGAACAGATTGAAGAGCTACTGCAATTAGGATTTGGTAAATGCTCTTTACAAGTTCAAGTACCTGTTACTGGACCTATCCAGACTGTCGAGGGATTATCCGGAGGTCGGATAGCCACCTCTTTTGAAGTTTTAGCTGGCGAGTTGTTCAACGGTAAAGATGGTGTGGACTCGAAGACTGGAAAGCAGACAAAGGTCGAATATGTCGGTGGGAGTGTTGAGGCTGCTTGTGCGTTGGGTATGGCAGATGGTATCGTTGATTTGGTCG AATCCGGAGATACCATGCGAGCAGCAGGTCTTCACGCCATCCACACCTTGATGAAATCCGAAGCAGTCCTCATCACATCTAAAACCCCTCACCCGAGCTTGACACCGGATTTGCAATCTTTGATCCCATTGATCAAATCTCGATTCGCCGGTGTATTAGCCTCGAAGAAATACGTTTACGCATCTTACAACATTGAGAGAAAACATCTGGACAAAGCTTTGGTTATCACACCTGGACGAAGGGCTGCTACTGTATCTCCACTAGAGACCGAGGGTTGGGTAGCGGTCTCGTCAATGgtagaaaggaaagaagtaGCGAAAGTcatggatgaattggagaagaCTGGTGCGGAGGATATACTTATCTTCGCATTAGACAATTGCAGAGTAGGAGTATAG
- a CDS encoding dihydrolipoyl dehydrogenase yields the protein MLSRQPFAQNLLRPLSKPSSSFSQSSTLPRLTFLQSRGLATSSDPYDVVVIGGGPGGYVAAIKAAQLGFKTACIEKRGSLGGTCLNVGCIPSKAMLNNSHIFHQTQHDLKNRGIDVSEVKLNLPKMLAAKQSSVKALTGGIETYLFKKNGVDYIKGEASFASPSKINVNLLEGGETQVEAKNVIIATGSEVTPFPGIEIDEERIVSSTGALELKEVPKKMVVIGGGIIGLELGSVWSRLGAEVTVVEYLGAVGAGMDGEVGKQFQKILQKQGFKFKLNTKVVSGQRDGDKVTLKVDAAKGGKEETLEADVVLVAIGRRPVTKGLNLEAIGVETDKRGRIIIDDQFNTSAKGVKCIGDVTFGPMLAHKAEEEGIAAVEIIKTGHGHVNYDAIPSVVYTHPEVAWVGKNEEELKAAGVAYKIGKYPFAANSRAKTNQDADGFVKFIVEKETDQVLGVHIIGPNAGEMIASATLALEYKASAEDIARTCHAHPTLSEAFKEAALASYDKAINY from the exons ATGCTCTCACGACAACCTTTC GCTCAAAATCTCCTTAGACCCCTATCCAAaccctcctcatccttctcacaATCATCCACCTTACCTCGATTGACATTCCTCCAATCTCGTGGATTGGCAACATCATCTGATCCTTACGATGTGGTAGTCATCGGTGGTGGACCGGGTGGTTATGTAGCGGCTATCAAGGCTGCTCAATTGGGAttcaag ACCGCCTGTATCGAGAAAAGAGGATCATTAGGTGGAACATGTTTGAACGTCGGATGTATCCCATCTAAAGCTAT GTTGAACAACTCtcacatcttccatcaaacCCAGCACGATCTCAAGAACCGAGGTATCGACGTATCCGAGGTGAAACTCAACTTACCCAAGATGTTAGCTGCCAAACAATCTTCAGTCAAAGCTTTGACGGGTGGTATCGAAACGTACTTGTTCAAAAAGAACGGTGTAGACTACATTAAGGGAGAAGCTTCATTCGCCTCCCCATCAAAGATCAACGTGAACTTGTTAGAAGGTGGTGAAACCCAAGTGGAAGCTAAGAACGTAATTATCGCTACTGGATCCGAAGTCACTCCTTTCCCAGGTATtgagatcgatgaagagaggatcgTATCTTCGACTGGTGCTTTGGAATTGAAAGAGGTTCctaaaaag ATGGTCGTCATTGGTGGTGGTATCATTGGTCTTGAGCTGGGTTCAGTATGGTCCAGATTAGGTGCTGAAGTTACCGTTGTTGAATACCTCGGTGCCGTCGGTGCTggtatggatggtgaagttgg TAAACAATTCCAAAAGATCCTCCAGAAGCAAGGATTCaaattcaagctcaacacCAAAGTTGTCAGCGGTCAAAGAGATGGTGACAAGGTCACCCTCAAGGTGGACGCTGccaaaggtggtaaagaggAGACT CTCGAAGCCGATGTAGTCCTCGTTGCTATCGGTCGACGACCCGTTACCAAGGGACTCAACCTCGAAGCCATTGGCGTAGAGACCGACAAGAGGGGAAGAATCATCATTGACGATCAGTTCAATACCTCAGCCAAGGGTGTTAAATGTATCGGTGATGTCACTTTTGGTCCTATGCTTGCCCACAAGGCTgaagaggagg GTATTGCCGCTGTCGAGATTATCAAGACAGGTCATGGACACGTAAACTACGATGCTATCCCATCAGTAGTCTACACTCACCCCGAAGTAGCATGGGTCGGTAAGAACGAGGAGGAACTCAAGGCTGCCGGTGTAGCTTACAAGATCGGAAAATACCCATTCGCTGCCAACTCCCGAGCGAAGACCAACCAAGATGCTGA CGGTTTCGTCAAATTC ATCGTGGAGAAAGAGACAGATCAGGTCTTGGGCGTTCACATCATAG GGCCCAACGCCGGAGAGATGATCGCATCAGCTACTCTCGCATTGGAGTACAAAGCTTCTGCTGAAGATATCGCTAGAACATGTCATGCTCATCCAACTTTATCGGAAG CCTTCAAGGAAGCTGCTTTGGCATCTTACGATAAAGCTATCAACTATTAA